TGCTGGTCGACCAGGCCGCTGGCAGCGCCCACGAAGCCCTCGCCAAGGCCCAGGCCGCAGAACTTGGCTTCAACGCCGAGCGGTCTGCCTGGCGACAGGCCGGGGCGGCGTTCGTGCTGGAACAGTACCTTGCGCGGTTGCGCGAAGGCCTGAGCAACAGCAAGGCTTTGATCATCGACCACCGCATCAGTGCCGGACAGGCCCCGACCCTTGACCTGCGCACCTTCGCCGCGCCAGTCGATCCGGCTACCTCGAAACACAACCAGGAGCGCACCCCTTGAGCCCCCACGCCTCTCACGCTCACGATGACCCTGCGGCCCATGACTGCGTGCATGACCATGATCACGACCATGACCATGACAGCGATCACGACGGGCCAGCGCGACCGGCCTGGCCGCGGATCCTCGGGGCCGTGCTGCTGATGCTGCTGTTGGCGGCAGTGGCCTGTTTCGTCCAAGTGCGTATGGGCGAGGCCATGGTCATCACCCGCTTCGGCAACCCGTCACGGGTGTTGCTAGAACCAGGCCTGGCCTGGCGCTGGCCGCAGCCGTTCGAGGTGGCGGTGCCGGTCGACCTGCGCCTGCGCACCACCTCCAGTGGATTGCACGATGTCGGCACCCGCGACGGCCTGCGCATCATCGTGCAGGCCTACATCGCCTGGCAGGTGTCGCCGGACCCGCAAGATATCCAGCGCTTCATGCGCGCAGTGCAGAACCAGCCGGACGAGGCGGCGCGGCAGATCCGCACACTGGTGGGCTCGGCGCTGGAAACCACCACCAGCGGCTTCGAATTGGCGGACCTGGTCAATGTCGACCCCGGACGCGTGCGCATCGAGGCCTTCGAACAGCGGTTGCAGGCGCAAATTGCCGATCAGTTGGCCCAGACCTATGGCATCAAGGTGGTTCAGGTAGGGATCGAACGCCTCACCCTGCCCAAGGTGACCTTGGAAGCCACCGTCGACCGCATGCGCGCCGAGCGCGAGACGATCGCCACCGAGCGCACCGCCGAAGGCAAGCGCAAGGCGGCCGAGATCCGTTCGGCGGCCGAACGGGATGCGCGAATTCTCGAAGCCGACGCCACCGTGAAGGCGGCGCAGATCCAGGCACAGTCCCAGGTGGAGGCGGCGCAGATCTACGGCAAGGCCTACGCCAGCGCGCCTGAGCTTTACAAGCTGCTGCGCTCGCTGGACACCCTGGGCACCATCGTGACGCCCGACACTCGCCTGGTGCTGCGCACCGATGCGGCACCGTTCCGGGCGCTGGTCGACGGACCCAACCCGCCGGCGTCGCTGAGCCGCGAAGCAGGTCAAGGCCATGACTAGCCCGCGCCAGCCTGCCGGCCCCTGGCTGCAGTCGGCGCGGATCGGTTTCATCGCCCTGTACGCGGTGACCGTGCTCGCCGCGCTGGGCTGGTTGTTCGGCAATGTCCGTTCGGTAGGGCCGGAAAGCCGGGCCGTGGTGCTCAGGCTGGGGGCCGAGCAGCGTATCCAGAATGCTGGCCTGCTACTGGCTTGGCCACGTCCGTTCGAACAGGTGGTGATGCTGCCTTCGGATGGTCGGGTGACCGAGCGCAAGGTGGAGCTGTTGTTGCGCTCGGACTTCGCACATAAGGCGGACTTGGGGCTTGTGCCGGCCAGCGACGCGACGGCCGGGTCCGGTTACCTGCTCACGGCCGAAGCAGGCATCGTGCAGCTTGAGGTGCGGGTGTTCTACCAGGTCGTCGAGCCGTTTGCCTTTGCCCGTCAGGGCGTCCATGTGGATCCGGCGCTGGATCGCCTGGTCGAGCGCAATGCCGTTCAGGTCTGCGCATCCCGAGACATGGATGCGATTCTGGTCGCGCGGCCTGAACTGGTAGGCGCCGATGCGCAGATTGCCGAGCGCCGTGAGCGTCTGCGTGGCGACTTGCAACAGGGCATCAACCGCAGCCTGGCGGCGCTCAAGGCGGCAGGCGCCGACCTGGGCATCACGGTGGTACGGGTCGATGTGCAATCTTCGCTGCCGCCCTCGGCGGTCAGCGCTTTCAATGCCGTGCTCACCGCCAGCCAGCGCGCCGAGCAAGCGGTTGCGAGCGCCCGCAACGAGGCCGCGCAACGACTGCAGCAGGCCACCCAGAATGCCGAGCGCACCGTCCAGGTCGCGCAGGCCCAGGCGCGTGAACGGCTGGCGCAAGCCAGTGCCGCCACCAGCACCATCGTCGGCCTGGCACAGCAGCAGGACCCTGGCCTGATGCTGCGGCTGTATCGCGAACGGGTGCCCGCCATCCTGTCCCGTGCGGGCTCTGTCACCACGGTCAATCCCGAGGACAGCGGGCATTTGATCCTGCAAGGCCCCAAACCATGAACGCCTATTCTGGCCCCTGCACCTGGAACCCCGGACGATGAGCGCCCACCATCAGCACGGTCATCACCACCACGGTCATCACCATCATGGCCATGTCCATCTCACCTCGGGTCTGCTGTCTCGGGACGAGCGCCGGCAGGCCGCACGCCAGTTGACCTTGGCTATGGTCGCCCTCGGGCTGCTGGCGCTGGGCTTGGCCTGGCAAAGCCTGGCCCCAGACCAGGAAGGCGTGGCGCAGTTGCTGTTGGGCGCTGCGTCGTTGCTGGTGGCCGTACCGGTGCTGGGCTCGGCGTGGCACAGCCTCAAGCAACCGAGCCTGCATGGCGTCACCGACCAGTTGATCGCGCTGGCCATGCTCGGCGCCTGGGCCATTGGCGACCTGACCACCGCCGCCTTGTTGCCGATCATCATGATCTTCGGGCACGTGCTCGAAGAGCGCAGCATGCTGGGCTCGCAGGAAGCCATCGACGCCCTAGGCCGCCTCACACGCAGCCAGGCGCGGCTGATCGGTGCCAACGGCGAGGTGAGCGAGGTCGACAACGCCAGCCTCAAGGCGGGGGACCGGGTAGAGGTACGAGCCGGTGACCGGGTGCCGGCCGATGGTCGTGTCCTCGAAGGCCAGGCCAGCCTCGATACCGCGCCCATCACCGGGGAGTCCTTGCCGCAGGAGGTCGCGCCGGGTGCGCCTGTGCATGCAGGCGCAATCAACCTCGATGGCTTGCTGCGCATCGAGGTGACCGCCACCGGCGAGGACTCCGCGCTGGGCAAGGTGATTGCCCTGATGCGCCGCGCAGAGCAGGCCAAGCCCCCCATCACCCGGCTGCTCGAACGCTACGCCGGGCGTTACCTGCTGCTGGTGCTGATGATCGCGGCGGCCACCTGGTTCATCACCGGCGATGCCCAGGCCATGCTGGCCGTGCTGGTGGCGGCTTGTCCGTGCGCACTGGTGCTCTCAGCCCCGGCCACAGCCATTGCCGGGGTCGCCGTTGCGGCGCGGCATGGCATTCTGATTCGTGGCTCTGCGTTTCTCGAAGAGCTGGCCGACCTGTCGTCGCTGGTGATCGACAAAACCGGCACCCTGACCCAAGGGGCACTGCACCTGCAACAGATCGTGAGCAGCCAGACCGAGGTGGCGGAGCACCAGGTGCTGCGCCTGGCTGCCAGCCTGGGCACGGCGAGCAGCCACCCGGTCAGTCGCGCCTTGGCCAAGTCCGTTCCCCGCGACCAGCACCTTGCGCTTGCCGAATTGCACGAGATGCAAGGTTTCGGTGTGGTTGCTTCGACCGAACAAGGCCAGGCCGCGCTGGGGCGTGCGGAGCTATTTGAGAAGCTGGATATCGCCTTGCCGGCGGTGCCGGAGCACGATGGCCCGATCGTTGGCCTGGCACTGCACGGACGTTTTCTCGCCTGGCTGCTGCTGGCCGACAATGTACGCCGGGAAGCGCCTGAAGCGTTGGCGCAACTGCGCGAGCTGGGGCTGCGCCGGCAGTTGCTGCTGACCGGCGACCGACGCAGCGTGGCGCAGTGGGTGGCGAGCCAGGTGGGCATCACCCATGTGGTCGCCCAGGCGTTGCCGGAAGACAAGCTCAAGCAGGTCAATCAGGAAATCCAGGCCGGTTTCAGGCCGATGGTGGTGGGCGACGGCATCAACGACTCGCTGGCGCTCAAGGCGGGCGTCGTGGGTGTCGCCATCGGTGCGGGCGGAACCGACATCGCCATGGCTGCGGCGGACATCGTACTGATCAATGGTGACCTGCGCCGCCTGGCCACCGGTGTGCGTCTCAGCCGCCTGTGTCGGCGGACTCTGCAATGGAATGTGCTGATCGGCCTCGGCTGGACGGTGGGAATCATGCTGGCGGCGGCATTCGGGCTGTTGGGTGCGGCCGGCGCGATGATCGCGGCGCTGTTGCACAACCTCAGTACCTTGCTGGTGCTCGGCAATGCCGGTCGGCTGCTGCGCTACGATGAAAGGGACGAGGTACCGGTGTCGTGAGGCAGCTCACTGCTCGCATCGCGAAACCTCCCGTGATTGGGCTGCTTCAGGGGGCTGGCTCAGTAGCTGAGCACTCGCTTTGGCAGCGGCACGATGCGCTTGCTGTCCAAATACTCAGGTTTCACTGAACACCTATCGCCAATCCGATCAGAGACTATCGGGATCCCCGAAGAACATCTGAATCCGCGAGCGCAACCAGCGCTCCGCCGGGTCGTTGTCCTGGGCGCCGCGCCAGGCCATGTGCAGTTCGAAGGTCTGCGATTCCAGTGGCAGGTCTTCGGCGCGTACGCCGCCGCTGGCGGTAAGCACTTCGGCGGCGTAGTCGGGGACGGTGGCGAGGATGTCGGTGCCGGCCAGCAGGGTCGAGAGGCCATTGAACTGCGGTACGGCGAGCACCACGTGGCGTTTGCGACCGATCTTTTCCAGGTGTTCGTCGATGAATCCCGACAGGTCGCCGGCGAAGGACACCAAGGCGTGCGGGCGGTTGCAGAAGTCGTCGAGGCTCAGCGGGCCGGGCACGGTGTCGGCGCGCAGCAGTCGTGGGCGGCTGCGGCGCAGCACCTTGCGCTTGGCATTGGCGGGCAGGTCGCTGGTGTAGCTGACCCCCACGGAGATTTCGCCCGAGGCCAGCAGGGCGGGCATGAGGATGTAGTTGACTCGGCGGATCACCAGCACGATGCCTGGTGCTTCGGAGCGCAGGCGCTTGAGCAGCGAGGGCAGCAGGGCGAATTCGACCTCGTCGGACAGGCCTATACGGAATACCGCATTGCTGGTCGCCGGGTCGAACTCGGCGGCGCGGCTCACGGCCGTGGAGATAGAGTCCAGGGCCGGGGAGAGCAGGGCGAAGATTTCCGAGGCCCGGGCGGTGGGTTCCATGCTGCGCCCGGTGCGCACGAACAGCGGGTCGTCGAACAGGCCACGCAAGCGTGACAGGGCGGCGCTGATCGCCGGCTGGCCGAGGAACAGCTTCTCGGCGGCACGGGTCACGCTGCGCTCATGCATCAGGGTTTCGAAGACGATCAGCAGGTTGAGGTCGACGCGACGCAGGTCGTTGCGGTTCATACGTGAGGACTCGGGCCTTGTATCGAGGCGCTCGCCAGGGCTTGGGCGAGGCAGGTGGGCATAGTACGGGCAAATCGGTCCGGGGTGTAGCCGTCGATTGTTGCCCGTGGCGCAAAGGACCCTGGCAGCAGACGGTTGCATTGTGGCATGTGAATGCCACAATGGCCTCCTTTCGAGGGTAGGGCGGAACCGCACCACACCCTGACGAATCAATGACAGACATGTCGACTATTAATGGCCACTGACTGGTCCTGCCGGGAAAGCCCCGATAAAGTGCAGGGCATCCTGATACAAAAGGCGAGGTTCTAAATGTCCCGCATGATCCGTTTCCACCAGTTCGGCCCGGCCGAGGTGCTCAAGATCGAAGAGCACCCGGATGCGTTGCCTGCGCCCGGCGAGGTGCAGGTGCGTGTCCATGCCATCGGCGTGAGCTGGTATGACGTTCTCTGGCGGCAGAATCTGGCCAGCACGCTGGCGCGCTTGCCTGCCGGCATCGGGCATGAGATGGCCGGTGTGGTCACGGCGGTCGGCGACGGCGTCGATGATCTGGCCGTGGGTGACCGGGTGGCCAGCTTCCCCGCTGCTGACCCCAATCAGCATCCGGTGTATGGCGAAGTCATCGTCATGCCGCGCAATGCGCTGACGCGTTACCCCGACGTGCTGACCCCGGCGCAGGCCAGTGTCCACTACACCCCGTTGCTGGTTGCCTATTTCGCTTATGTCGACCTGGCGCGCATCAAGCCGGGCCAGACCGTCCTGATCACCGACGCCAGTCATTGCGCCGGCCCCTGCTTCGTGCAGTTGGGCAAGGCCCTGGGGGCCAAGGTGATCGCGGCGACCAAGACTGAGGACGCCCGCGACTACCTGCTGGGCCTGGGCGCCGACAAGGTAGTGGTGACCGAAGAGCAGGACCTGCTCATGGCGATCAACAAGTACACCGACAGTCGCGGTGTGGACGTGGTCTGCGACGGCATGGGTGGCCCACAGATGTCGCTGATGGGCGACGTGCTGGCGCCACGTGGCAGCCTGATCCTCTACGGCCTGCAGGGCGGCAACCAGACCCCGTTCCCGGCTTGCGCGGCGTTCCAGAAGAACATCCAGTTCTACCTGCACTGCCTGGGCAACTTCACCGGCAAGCCGCAGTTGGGTATCGATCAGGACAACGAAGCACTGCAGCGTGCCCTGCGTGATATCAACCAGCTGACCGGCGACGGCGTGCTGCAGCCCCTGGCGATCAAGCCATTCGCATTCGAGCAGGTCGCCCAGGCGCACCGTTATATGGACGGTTGCCCGATCGGCGGCCGCGCCGTACTGGAGCTGCCGGTCACCTGACCCCTACCGATTCGCCCTGCTCACCAGGAACCCGGTCGCTGACAACGACCGGGTTCTTTGTTTTTCAAACTTCCTACAAGTAATAGCGTGTATTTGTAGGAGTGTTCGCTACTCGATTAGGCGCATGTCTGACGTTTTGTCGTGCCGATAAACATATGAAACTCCAGCACGCGCCAAGCATTATCTGACCCGGTATGTCCGGTCTGCTTCAGTCTGATACGAAGAGGCGCTGCGGGGCGCCGTGCCAAGGGCTGGGGCGATGCCGGGCCAGGTACGCAGCACAAAGCACAGCGCGTGTAATGGTTCTTCAAATGTCGTGAACATGGCGTTTAAAGAGACGAAAAGGGTGATCTTTGACCCTTTTCGCGTCGCTTGTAATCAAAAAGTCGATCCCGATAATGAGCCGTGATCTATTACTCAGGGAAAGAGCCGTGCTCAACGACAATAATGATTTCCAGCACTCTGCCGTTCCAACTTCGTGGCCTGCGGAGTTCGCATGATGAGCGATCTCCATGAACAGGCGATGAACTATGTCTACCAGCAAGTTCTGCAGCGTTTGCTGGGGCACCTGAGCCGTGCCGAACGCACCGCGTTGCAGCTGTTGATCCAGCGCTTGCTGGTGGCGGCGGGCGGCGCCGAACGCATCAGTGACTTCGTCCTGCTGGTGCCCTTCGGTGGTGGCAAGGACAGTGCCTACACCCTGGCGCTGTTGCGCGCTGCGCAACTGAGCATCTGCACCCGGGCGCCAGGCACCTTCAAGCTGCGCGTCGCGACCCTGCGTCATGCGGGCCTCAGCCCGGCGGTGATGGGCAATATCCATCGGGTGTATTCGGCGTTGTTCCTGTATGACGATCCGCGGGTCGAAATGCTGGTTTTCGATGATCAGCGCACCCATGCGTTCGAGCCGGACCTGCCGTTCTCCGCCGCTGGCCGACGCCAGAACCGCGCCGACATGCTGCGTGCCGGACACCTGACGGCGGGCGACGGGCGCAGCACCTTCTGTGACAGCTGCCACCTGAACCTGGCCGATGCGTTCTACCGTGCGATGACCTGGGGGGAGGGCGTCGGGGCGGTGGCCACTGGCGACTCACGCAAGGAGCAGAAGCAGTACATCACCTGGCTGATGCGTCTGGCCCAGGCGACCGGGCAACAGAACGGGCACTGGCGTCACCAGAGTTTTCAGGCGGTGATGCGCAGCCTTGGCAGCCTGACCCAGGCCTGGCGCCAGGAACTGTATGGCGAAGCCGAGGCCGCAAAGCCGCTTGGGCTGCCGGCCGGCAAAGCCGTAATGCCGGTACACGTGGCGGTGGGCGAGCTGTTCAATGGGCGGGCCGATGAGCACTGGGACTTGCTGACCGACTTTCTCGGCTTTCGCTTCGACGACCTGGCCCTGGCCTTCAGCGAGTCGGACTGCGCCAACCCGCTGCTGATGGCGCATCTGCAAGGCTTGCGCAGCCAATACCTGGACGGCGGCCGGTATGCCGATGGCATTGCCAGCTACCTGCAGGACGCGCGCCGGCTGATGCGTCGCAAGCGTATGCCGGCGCGGCTGGTCGCCCAGGTGCTGGCCGCCTTCGACGGCGACGCCTGCATCCAGGCTCAGCGCGCGCTGGCCGCCGGTTTCGCCCAGCAGGCCTATGGCCTCAACGAAGCGCAACTGGTGTGCATGCTGTATTCACCGTTCGTCGATCAGGGGCAGGGGATGGAGCGCTACCTGCGTGATTGCCACCCCGGCATGCTGGTGGCACTGCCTGACCTGCACCGCGCGTTGTCCGGCCAGCAGGTACCGGAGCAGGTCCTGCAATGGCTGATGGAAAGCAGCGCAATGAGCCTGGCCGAGCTGCAGGCGTTGTACGCCAGGCGACGCATCGACCTGGCCAGCAGCGACTCGATCATCGCGCGTATCCGCGCCGCCGACCCCGAACGCTCGCTGCAGCGCCGCGCTGTAGCCTGAACCCGGCGTGCCCGAGCCGCCGGGCTCGGTGGCAACTGCCTGACTCATTTCCCTTTCCGGATGGCCATGCCATGAAAGAAAAAGACGATTTCGCCTATCAGACGGTGTATCGCTACCTCGTGCGCCTGATCGACGAGATGCAGACTGACTCGACCCTCAAGATGCCGTCGCTGCGCCAGCTGGCAAGGCGCCTGCGGGTATCGATCTCCACCATTCAGAGCGCCTATGGTCTGCTGGAGCAGGAAGGGCGTATCTGCTCGGTGCCCAAGTCGGGTTACTACGCCATGCCCGGCAGCTTCGACGGCGAGGCTGCCTGCCCCGGTGGCAGCCTGCTCGACCGCCTTTACCACAACGTTCGCCGACCAGGGGTGACCATGCTGTCGGGCGACGAACCGCACCTGCTGCTGTCGCTGGAAGGCGCCTTGCAGAGTACCGAACGCGAACTGATGCGCCAGTACCCGCAGCCGCTGGCCACCGGCTTCCAGCCGTTTGGCGATCTGGAACTGCGCAGCGCCCTGGCCGCGCGATACACCCGCAATGCACAGGATTGCTGGCATGCCGAGCAGGTATACGTCGGCCCGGATCTGCTGGGCATGCTCAAGATCGTCGTGCAGACCCTCAATCTGGTCGGCACCACGGTGCTGGTGGAGTCGCCTTGCACCTGGACGGTCCTGCGCCTGTTGCAGGCGCTGAACGTCCAGGTGGTCGAGCTGCCGCTGGGCGAAGATGGCAACGTGCGCCTGACCGAACTCGACCACCTGCTGCTGGAGTACCCGATCAGCCTGGCCATCCTGCCGTCCTCGTTGAACCCGGTACGCGGCACACGGCAGAGCCTGGACAATCGCCGCGGCATGGCCCAGTTGCTCAACCGCTACGGCACCTGGGTGCTGGAGAACGACAGCCATGGCGAGCTGGCCTTCGCCGCTGCGGGGCCCTGCCTGCGCGAGCTGATCGACCCACAGCGGCTGTTGATTCTCGGCAGTTTCGACAAGGTGCTGGGGCCGGAAGCGCCCTATGGCTACCTGCTGTGCAAGCAGTTCGACGAGCGCTGGCAGGCGTACTTTCTGCTGCGCGCCTTCGACCTGCCGCCCGTGCGCCAGAAGGCCATCGCCCGGTTGTGCAACAGCGGGCGCCTGGATGAGCATCTGGCGGAACTGCGCAGGACGCTGGAGGCGCGCATGCAACAGATGGGCGAACTGCTCGACCGCCATCTGGGCTGTTGGTTGCGTTATGAACTGCCGGTGGGCGGCAGCGGCATCTGGGCGCAGAGCCAGCAGTGCGTAGACATGCGCCAGGTCTTCGACCACCTGTTGCAACGTCGGTTGGTGATCGCGCCGGGTGAGTTGTTCAGCCTCAGTGGCTTGCATCGCCAGCACCTGCGCATCAGTTACGCGCTGGACTGGAGCCAGGACGTAGCAGGGCTGCTCATGGCGCTGGGCGAGGCGCTGCAACAGGCGCGACGCTGAAACAGGGCCTGCCGACCGGCGGCAGTGATGGCATATTGATTCGGTGATGGCGCAATGACATATTTGCCACGTCGCCATCCACCCCATCGTGAGCATCATGTTTTCCTGCAAACCACTCCTGGCAGCATGCTTGCTGCTCGGCGGTTGCAATGGAATGTCCACCGCGTTCGTCAAGGATCCCGATCAGAACCAAGCCTTTCTCGTCCACGCCGGCGGCCCGCTGTCGCTGGTGATGATGGGCAGCGCCGTGCAATGGAACGAAGACTACGCCGTCACGGTGAAGCACTTGCCGTACGTACCCGGTGCCGTGTTCCAGGGGCGTGGCGACGTGCAGTTCTTCCGCCACAAGGCCGCCCAGGCGCCGCTGTGGCGGCAGTACCGCCCCGGTGAGGAACTCACGGCGATCGGTTTCAACTCGATGTACATGCCCAGTACCGGGCGTGGTCAAGCGCTGGGCGCCATGGTGCGTCTGGATGCCAGCGATGGCGGGGTGCTGTATGCCACCCATAACGGCGCGACGGTCAAGGGCATGTCAGGTGGCCCGGTATTCGCCGACGATGGCCGTGCGGTAGGCATCAGCGTGGCCTATCTGGAGCGCAGCGACCTGGAAAGCCTCAAACGCGCCGACCTGCCACCCCAGGCCCAGGTGAGCATTTTCCTGCCCTATACGGAAATCAACCGTGAGTGGCAGCGTTTCCAGACTCAATTGCAGGCCGGCGGTCACCCAACCCCAGCGCCCGTCGGGCTCAGCGCCAGCCTGGCCGTGCAGGGCCTGCCAGTGAAGATGTAAAGGCTAACGCTCGCGCAAGGCTTCCCCGGCACGATTCAGGGGCTTGAGCAGGTAGTCCAGCACGCTCTTCTCGCCCGTACGGATATCCACGGTGGCGACCATGCCCGGCACGATGGGAAAGGCCGTGCCGGCCTTGTTGTACAGCGCATCGTGTTCGGTGCGGATGTACACCCGGTAATAGAACACTTCCGGCTTGGCCTCGTCCTGCAGGGTGTCGGGCGAAATGCCCACCACCTTGCCGTTCAGGCTGCCGTACACCGAATAGTCATAGGCGGTGATCTTCACCTTGGCGGCCTGCTCGGGGTGGATAAAGGCGATGTCGCGGGGTGAAATCCGCGTCTCGATAAGCAGCTGTTCGTCCATCGGTACGATCTGCATCAGTTGTCCGTTGGGCGGAATCACCCCGCCGATGGTGCTCGTTTCGATGTCCTTGACGATGCCGCGCACGGGGGAACGCAGGGTCAGGCGTGACAGCGAGTCGGCTCGGCCACGCACCACTTCGGCCAGCGAGTCGGCCTCGGCGCTGGCCTTGGCCAGTTCCTGACGGGCCTGAACCATGTAATCCGAGCGCGTCTCGGTGGCCTTCAGCTCCAGCTCGGCGCGCTGGCGATTCAGGCGAATCACTTCCACCCGGCTGGAGGCACCGGCACGTGCCAGCTTCTCGGTGATCGCCAGCTCGTTGCGCACCAGGTCCAGCGAGCGCTGCAGCCCGGCCAAGGTATCTTCCAGCCCCTGACGGCGAGTCTGGTACAGCGCGGTTTCGGCACGGACCAGCTCGGGCGAGTCGTTCAAGGCTTCGGGAAAGCTGAGCGGCTGGCCACTGACCTCGGCCTGCAGGCGGCTGACGCTGGCCAGCGCAGCGCGGTACTTGGCTTCGCTTTCGCCGACGTTGGACTGGGTCTTGATCGGGTCGAGCTGCGCCAGCACGTCGCCGCGCTCGACCCGCGAACCTTCGCTGACCGTCATCCGGGTGATGATGCCGCCTTCCAGCGACTGGATGACCTGCTCTCGGGAGCTGGGCACTAC
The Pseudomonas sp. DTU_2021_1001937_2_SI_NGA_ILE_001 DNA segment above includes these coding regions:
- the hflK gene encoding protease modulator HflK, with product MTSPRQPAGPWLQSARIGFIALYAVTVLAALGWLFGNVRSVGPESRAVVLRLGAEQRIQNAGLLLAWPRPFEQVVMLPSDGRVTERKVELLLRSDFAHKADLGLVPASDATAGSGYLLTAEAGIVQLEVRVFYQVVEPFAFARQGVHVDPALDRLVERNAVQVCASRDMDAILVARPELVGADAQIAERRERLRGDLQQGINRSLAALKAAGADLGITVVRVDVQSSLPPSAVSAFNAVLTASQRAEQAVASARNEAAQRLQQATQNAERTVQVAQAQARERLAQASAATSTIVGLAQQQDPGLMLRLYRERVPAILSRAGSVTTVNPEDSGHLILQGPKP
- a CDS encoding cation-translocating P-type ATPase yields the protein MSAHHQHGHHHHGHHHHGHVHLTSGLLSRDERRQAARQLTLAMVALGLLALGLAWQSLAPDQEGVAQLLLGAASLLVAVPVLGSAWHSLKQPSLHGVTDQLIALAMLGAWAIGDLTTAALLPIIMIFGHVLEERSMLGSQEAIDALGRLTRSQARLIGANGEVSEVDNASLKAGDRVEVRAGDRVPADGRVLEGQASLDTAPITGESLPQEVAPGAPVHAGAINLDGLLRIEVTATGEDSALGKVIALMRRAEQAKPPITRLLERYAGRYLLLVLMIAAATWFITGDAQAMLAVLVAACPCALVLSAPATAIAGVAVAARHGILIRGSAFLEELADLSSLVIDKTGTLTQGALHLQQIVSSQTEVAEHQVLRLAASLGTASSHPVSRALAKSVPRDQHLALAELHEMQGFGVVASTEQGQAALGRAELFEKLDIALPAVPEHDGPIVGLALHGRFLAWLLLADNVRREAPEALAQLRELGLRRQLLLTGDRRSVAQWVASQVGITHVVAQALPEDKLKQVNQEIQAGFRPMVVGDGINDSLALKAGVVGVAIGAGGTDIAMAAADIVLINGDLRRLATGVRLSRLCRRTLQWNVLIGLGWTVGIMLAAAFGLLGAAGAMIAALLHNLSTLLVLGNAGRLLRYDERDEVPVS
- a CDS encoding LysR family transcriptional regulator — encoded protein: MNRNDLRRVDLNLLIVFETLMHERSVTRAAEKLFLGQPAISAALSRLRGLFDDPLFVRTGRSMEPTARASEIFALLSPALDSISTAVSRAAEFDPATSNAVFRIGLSDEVEFALLPSLLKRLRSEAPGIVLVIRRVNYILMPALLASGEISVGVSYTSDLPANAKRKVLRRSRPRLLRADTVPGPLSLDDFCNRPHALVSFAGDLSGFIDEHLEKIGRKRHVVLAVPQFNGLSTLLAGTDILATVPDYAAEVLTASGGVRAEDLPLESQTFELHMAWRGAQDNDPAERWLRSRIQMFFGDPDSL
- a CDS encoding zinc-dependent alcohol dehydrogenase family protein, with the translated sequence MSRMIRFHQFGPAEVLKIEEHPDALPAPGEVQVRVHAIGVSWYDVLWRQNLASTLARLPAGIGHEMAGVVTAVGDGVDDLAVGDRVASFPAADPNQHPVYGEVIVMPRNALTRYPDVLTPAQASVHYTPLLVAYFAYVDLARIKPGQTVLITDASHCAGPCFVQLGKALGAKVIAATKTEDARDYLLGLGADKVVVTEEQDLLMAINKYTDSRGVDVVCDGMGGPQMSLMGDVLAPRGSLILYGLQGGNQTPFPACAAFQKNIQFYLHCLGNFTGKPQLGIDQDNEALQRALRDINQLTGDGVLQPLAIKPFAFEQVAQAHRYMDGCPIGGRAVLELPVT
- a CDS encoding HlyD family type I secretion periplasmic adaptor subunit, with translation MSRSLPHLASSYLDGADDADLRSARGVVWVCALMLAGFLAWAALFEVVEVSSGTGKVVPSSREQVIQSLEGGIITRMTVSEGSRVERGDVLAQLDPIKTQSNVGESEAKYRAALASVSRLQAEVSGQPLSFPEALNDSPELVRAETALYQTRRQGLEDTLAGLQRSLDLVRNELAITEKLARAGASSRVEVIRLNRQRAELELKATETRSDYMVQARQELAKASAEADSLAEVVRGRADSLSRLTLRSPVRGIVKDIETSTIGGVIPPNGQLMQIVPMDEQLLIETRISPRDIAFIHPEQAAKVKITAYDYSVYGSLNGKVVGISPDTLQDEAKPEVFYYRVYIRTEHDALYNKAGTAFPIVPGMVATVDIRTGEKSVLDYLLKPLNRAGEALRER
- a CDS encoding PLP-dependent aminotransferase family protein, producing the protein MKEKDDFAYQTVYRYLVRLIDEMQTDSTLKMPSLRQLARRLRVSISTIQSAYGLLEQEGRICSVPKSGYYAMPGSFDGEAACPGGSLLDRLYHNVRRPGVTMLSGDEPHLLLSLEGALQSTERELMRQYPQPLATGFQPFGDLELRSALAARYTRNAQDCWHAEQVYVGPDLLGMLKIVVQTLNLVGTTVLVESPCTWTVLRLLQALNVQVVELPLGEDGNVRLTELDHLLLEYPISLAILPSSLNPVRGTRQSLDNRRGMAQLLNRYGTWVLENDSHGELAFAAAGPCLRELIDPQRLLILGSFDKVLGPEAPYGYLLCKQFDERWQAYFLLRAFDLPPVRQKAIARLCNSGRLDEHLAELRRTLEARMQQMGELLDRHLGCWLRYELPVGGSGIWAQSQQCVDMRQVFDHLLQRRLVIAPGELFSLSGLHRQHLRISYALDWSQDVAGLLMALGEALQQARR
- a CDS encoding protease modulator HflC, which produces MSPHASHAHDDPAAHDCVHDHDHDHDHDSDHDGPARPAWPRILGAVLLMLLLAAVACFVQVRMGEAMVITRFGNPSRVLLEPGLAWRWPQPFEVAVPVDLRLRTTSSGLHDVGTRDGLRIIVQAYIAWQVSPDPQDIQRFMRAVQNQPDEAARQIRTLVGSALETTTSGFELADLVNVDPGRVRIEAFEQRLQAQIADQLAQTYGIKVVQVGIERLTLPKVTLEATVDRMRAERETIATERTAEGKRKAAEIRSAAERDARILEADATVKAAQIQAQSQVEAAQIYGKAYASAPELYKLLRSLDTLGTIVTPDTRLVLRTDAAPFRALVDGPNPPASLSREAGQGHD
- a CDS encoding trypsin-like peptidase domain-containing protein, whose protein sequence is MSTAFVKDPDQNQAFLVHAGGPLSLVMMGSAVQWNEDYAVTVKHLPYVPGAVFQGRGDVQFFRHKAAQAPLWRQYRPGEELTAIGFNSMYMPSTGRGQALGAMVRLDASDGGVLYATHNGATVKGMSGGPVFADDGRAVGISVAYLERSDLESLKRADLPPQAQVSIFLPYTEINREWQRFQTQLQAGGHPTPAPVGLSASLAVQGLPVKM